Proteins encoded by one window of Phytohabitans houttuyneae:
- a CDS encoding PrsW family intramembrane metalloprotease: MSELAPAPAPAPARRSAVRRGLQIGGVIAFIALCAIAMLGFLGYNIGITALIIGLVAAILPVPALVACFLWLDRYEPEPAKYLVFCFAWGAFPSTLAALTVNSGAAYLFDRVGIPDALVAVLVAPFIEELAKALGPFFLLWRRRREWSGITDGIVYCGLSAIGFAMVENILYLGGHGYASGADQYGPATGAQMVFALFIGRILLFGFAHPLFTSMTGVGLGIAARTGDRHVRWIAPLAGLLLAMILHGSWNLIPTLAQATGENLILLYGFIGVMVPVFFGMVGFAVWLRSWEGRLTERTLPEYVRAGWLSPPEVAALGTLGRRHSARRWARRVAGDAGLKAMRGYQFAATRLALLRDGMRRGLYTDPKEAGRALAEERQLLEAINGYRQVFAGRDPQAPVARWDGVRYQVTFPDGVARTIEAPDQPVVPVPVVLAPPPPPPPAYYGYYRPYR; the protein is encoded by the coding sequence ATGAGCGAGCTCGCACCGGCACCCGCGCCGGCGCCGGCCCGGCGGTCCGCGGTCCGGCGCGGCCTCCAGATCGGCGGCGTCATCGCCTTCATCGCGCTGTGTGCGATCGCGATGCTCGGCTTCCTGGGCTACAACATCGGCATCACCGCCCTGATCATCGGGCTCGTGGCGGCGATCCTGCCGGTGCCCGCGCTCGTCGCCTGCTTCCTGTGGCTCGACCGGTACGAGCCGGAGCCCGCCAAGTACCTCGTCTTCTGCTTCGCCTGGGGCGCGTTTCCCTCGACGCTCGCCGCGCTGACCGTCAACTCGGGCGCGGCCTACCTCTTCGACCGGGTCGGCATCCCGGACGCGCTGGTCGCGGTGCTTGTCGCCCCGTTCATCGAAGAGCTGGCCAAGGCACTCGGCCCCTTCTTCCTGCTGTGGCGGCGGCGGCGCGAGTGGTCCGGCATCACCGACGGCATCGTCTACTGTGGGCTGTCCGCGATCGGGTTCGCGATGGTGGAAAACATCCTCTACCTCGGCGGCCACGGCTACGCGTCCGGCGCCGACCAGTACGGACCGGCCACCGGAGCGCAGATGGTCTTCGCGCTCTTCATCGGGCGGATCCTGCTCTTCGGCTTCGCTCACCCGCTCTTCACCTCGATGACCGGCGTGGGACTGGGCATCGCGGCGCGCACCGGCGACCGCCACGTCCGGTGGATCGCCCCGCTCGCCGGCCTGCTGCTCGCGATGATCCTGCACGGCTCGTGGAACCTCATCCCCACGCTCGCCCAGGCCACCGGCGAAAACCTCATCCTGCTGTACGGGTTCATCGGCGTGATGGTCCCGGTCTTCTTCGGCATGGTCGGCTTCGCGGTGTGGCTGCGCAGCTGGGAGGGGCGGCTCACCGAGCGCACACTGCCGGAGTACGTGCGGGCCGGCTGGCTCTCCCCGCCCGAGGTCGCCGCGCTCGGCACCCTCGGACGGCGGCACTCGGCGCGGCGGTGGGCCCGCCGGGTGGCGGGCGACGCGGGACTCAAGGCGATGCGGGGGTACCAGTTCGCCGCCACCCGCCTCGCCCTGCTGCGCGACGGGATGCGCCGCGGCCTCTACACCGACCCGAAGGAGGCCGGGCGGGCGCTCGCGGAGGAGCGGCAGCTGCTGGAGGCGATCAACGGGTACCGGCAGGTGTTCGCCGGGCGGGACCCGCAGGCCCCGGTCGCGCGCTGGGACGGCGTCCGCTACCAGGTGACCTTCCCGGACGGGGTGGCTCGCACGATCGAGGCGCCCGACCAGCCGGTGGTGCCGGTGCCCGTGGTGCTCGCTCCGCCACCGCCGCCACCGCCCGCGTACTACGGCTACTACCGGCCCTACAGGTAG
- a CDS encoding glycerol-3-phosphate dehydrogenase/oxidase gives MRETLRPTGGYGGRVRDPAVSRYAASELSPERRAADLRRLRNERFDVLVIGGGVTGAGAALDAASRGLKVALVEARDLASGTSSRSSKLIHGGLRYLEQFELHLVHEALTERGLLATRLAPHLVRPVPIIVPLPGGHSPREFPARAWRRVYYGAGVAAYDAFAGLFGGGRGMPLHRHLSRDGARHLFPSLRPDVVAGAVRYYDGQVDDARLVVTLARTAASLGAAVVTSARAVGMVRQAREVTGVRVRDLESSTGEFEVRARTVIAATGVWSDDISAMLGDVGVRPGLRVRASKGVHVVVPRSAITGDAGLILRTPTSVLFVLPWGGHWIIGTTDTDWQLDRDHPAASARDIEYLLDQVNAVLDRPVSTSDIEGVYAGLRPLLSGEDEPTSKLSREHAVVEPMLGLMLVAGGKYTTYRVMAADVVDRAARRLGVRVPSRTAELPLLGADGYSAMWRDRLDLARRHGVQAGVLEHLLERYGTLAPQLIAMIHAEPTLAAPLAGAPEYLAAEVAYAARAEGALHLDDVLTRRTRISFETPHRGTESAHHAAQIMGSVLGWDADLRAREVEHYLARVEAERQSQKMPDDATADAARLGAPDVRGAGPLAF, from the coding sequence ATGCGCGAAACACTACGACCGACCGGCGGCTACGGTGGACGGGTGCGTGACCCTGCCGTATCGCGGTACGCCGCCAGCGAGCTCTCACCCGAGCGCCGCGCCGCTGACCTGCGCCGCCTTCGCAACGAGCGCTTCGACGTCCTCGTCATCGGCGGGGGTGTCACGGGCGCGGGCGCCGCGCTCGACGCCGCCTCCCGCGGGCTCAAGGTCGCGCTGGTCGAGGCGCGTGACCTGGCCTCCGGTACGTCCAGCCGGTCCAGCAAGCTGATTCATGGCGGCCTGCGCTACCTGGAGCAGTTCGAGCTGCACCTTGTGCACGAGGCGCTCACGGAGCGTGGCCTTCTCGCCACCCGCCTGGCACCGCACCTGGTGCGGCCGGTGCCCATCATCGTGCCGCTGCCCGGCGGCCACTCGCCGCGGGAGTTTCCGGCCCGTGCCTGGCGGCGGGTGTACTACGGGGCGGGGGTCGCGGCTTATGACGCGTTCGCCGGGCTGTTCGGCGGCGGGCGGGGCATGCCGCTGCACCGCCACCTGTCCCGCGACGGCGCGCGGCATCTCTTCCCGAGCCTCCGCCCGGACGTCGTGGCCGGGGCGGTCCGCTACTACGACGGGCAGGTCGACGACGCCCGCCTGGTGGTCACCCTCGCGCGCACGGCGGCCAGCCTCGGCGCGGCCGTCGTGACCAGCGCGCGCGCCGTCGGCATGGTGCGGCAGGCGCGGGAGGTGACCGGGGTACGGGTACGGGACCTGGAGTCGTCGACCGGCGAGTTCGAGGTGCGGGCGCGCACGGTGATCGCCGCCACCGGGGTGTGGAGCGACGACATCTCCGCGATGCTCGGCGACGTCGGCGTGCGGCCGGGGCTGCGCGTGCGCGCCTCCAAGGGCGTCCACGTGGTCGTGCCGCGCTCGGCGATCACCGGTGACGCGGGACTGATCCTGCGCACGCCGACCTCGGTGCTCTTCGTGCTGCCGTGGGGCGGCCACTGGATCATCGGTACGACCGACACCGACTGGCAGCTCGACCGCGACCACCCGGCCGCGTCGGCGCGCGACATCGAGTACCTGCTCGACCAGGTCAACGCCGTCCTCGACCGCCCGGTGTCCACATCAGACATCGAGGGTGTCTACGCGGGGCTCCGCCCGCTCCTGTCCGGCGAGGACGAGCCGACCTCGAAGCTCTCCCGCGAGCACGCCGTCGTCGAGCCGATGCTGGGCCTGATGCTGGTGGCCGGCGGCAAGTACACGACGTACCGCGTGATGGCCGCCGACGTGGTCGACCGCGCGGCGCGGCGGCTGGGTGTGCGCGTGCCGTCCCGCACGGCGGAGCTGCCGCTGCTGGGCGCCGACGGGTACTCGGCGATGTGGCGGGACCGGCTCGACCTCGCCCGCCGGCACGGTGTGCAGGCCGGTGTGCTGGAGCACCTGCTGGAGCGGTACGGCACGCTCGCGCCGCAGCTCATCGCGATGATCCACGCCGAGCCGACGCTTGCCGCGCCGCTCGCCGGAGCGCCGGAGTACCTGGCGGCCGAGGTGGCGTACGCGGCCCGGGCCGAGGGCGCCCTGCACCTGGACGACGTGCTGACGCGGCGCACCCGCATCTCGTTCGAGACGCCGCACCGGGGCACCGAGTCGGCACACCACGCGGCGCAGATCATGGGCTCCGTGCTGGGCTGGGACGCCGACCTGCGGGCCCGCGAGGTGGAGCACTACCTGGCCCGCGTCGAGGCCGAGCGGCAGTCGCAGAAGATGCCCGACGACGCCACCGCCGACGCGGCCCGCCTCGGCGCGCCGGATGTCCGCGGTGCGGGCCCGCTCGCGTTCTGA
- a CDS encoding YbaB/EbfC family nucleoid-associated protein produces the protein MPEDSARLLAELAELREQANALTLRLSAHHDHRLRYTGEDRNGLSSVTVDGHGRTTDVVVMREWRRETDPAGLGRALLAAAGDAQARRLEGMATGGVPATTALLDRAPVATSLDASGPDLIRELLPLLERVERQLDDAGQRLARHFTDAVHLRSSGGACAITARGGQVSEIEFDAHWIASAGAGEVAHHVCQLFQDAHDRALTGIGDLLPPELGDVMSFAADPARMLRQLGLDT, from the coding sequence ATGCCCGAAGACAGTGCCCGACTCCTCGCCGAGCTCGCCGAATTGCGCGAGCAGGCGAATGCGCTGACCCTGCGCCTGTCCGCACATCACGACCATCGTTTGCGCTACACCGGCGAGGATCGAAATGGGCTGTCATCGGTGACTGTGGACGGTCATGGGCGTACCACCGATGTGGTGGTTATGCGCGAGTGGCGGCGAGAGACCGACCCCGCGGGCCTCGGCCGGGCGCTGCTCGCCGCGGCCGGCGACGCACAGGCCCGGCGGCTGGAGGGCATGGCGACCGGCGGCGTACCTGCCACGACGGCCCTGCTCGACCGCGCACCGGTGGCCACCTCGCTGGACGCGTCGGGTCCCGACCTGATCCGCGAGCTCCTGCCGCTGCTGGAGCGGGTCGAGCGCCAGCTTGACGACGCGGGGCAGCGGCTCGCGCGCCATTTCACCGATGCGGTGCACCTCCGCAGCTCCGGCGGCGCATGCGCCATTACCGCGCGTGGCGGCCAGGTTAGCGAGATCGAATTCGACGCACACTGGATCGCGTCAGCCGGCGCCGGCGAAGTGGCGCACCACGTGTGCCAGCTTTTCCAGGATGCACACGACCGTGCCTTGACCGGAATTGGTGACCTATTGCCACCGGAGTTGGGCGACGTGATGTCTTTCGCCGCGGACCCGGCGCGAATGCTCCGCCAGTTGGGCCTCGACACCTGA
- a CDS encoding ATP-dependent DNA helicase codes for MTTATNAPPSPSTAPKPRTRGQEPTATDLLAAAVGAVPGGAARPGQEAMALAIERSIESGEHLLVQAGTGTGKSLAYLTPSLLVDGPVVVSTATLALQSQLVDHDLPRLADAVEPVLGRRPTFAVLKGRHHYLCLARLENSTEEEPDDGLFDAPSPGTTKWLGEAGRLGKQIQRLHEWALKTATGDRDELDPGVDDTAWRQVSMPARECVGANRCPYGGDCFAEASRARAREADIVVTNHSLLAVDMLAGRHIVPPHKLLVVDEAHELADRVSSAAQAELTPDMVDRAARRARTFISPEAYEALAEAGDALTVGLAEAPAGRITTGLPPALSGACTLLDAATRTGLEAIGDIKADDPDPVRKQQAKAVLDEMSKTAQRLLEEAAHDVAWVEKPDIGGRRALVVAPLSVAGTLATHLYDERTVVATSATLTLGGRFDTVARALGLAAADGKEGDDGDWHSLDVGSPFDYPRQGILYVAAHLPRPAASGLPDAAGEELITLVKALGGRTLGLFSSRRAAQQAAELLRARTDLPVLLQGEEALPLLVRRFREERASCLFGVMSLWQGVDVPGDSCQLVVIDRLPFPRPDEPLAAARAAAVDATGGSGFASVSVPIAAIRLAQGVGRLIRSTGDKGVVAVLDSRLETARGYGPFLRNSLPPFWYTTKREVALGALQRLRDS; via the coding sequence GTGACCACCGCGACCAACGCACCACCGTCACCCTCCACGGCGCCAAAGCCTCGGACTCGCGGGCAGGAGCCGACCGCGACGGATCTGCTGGCGGCGGCGGTGGGCGCGGTGCCCGGCGGTGCGGCGCGGCCCGGCCAGGAGGCGATGGCGCTGGCCATCGAGCGGTCGATCGAGAGCGGCGAGCACCTGCTCGTCCAGGCCGGCACCGGCACCGGCAAGTCGCTGGCCTACCTGACGCCCTCCCTCCTCGTCGACGGGCCGGTCGTGGTCTCCACCGCCACGCTCGCGCTCCAGTCCCAGCTGGTCGACCACGACCTGCCCCGCCTGGCCGACGCCGTCGAGCCGGTCCTTGGCAGGCGCCCCACGTTCGCGGTGTTGAAGGGGCGGCACCACTACCTCTGCCTCGCCCGCCTCGAAAACTCCACAGAGGAGGAGCCGGACGACGGCCTCTTCGACGCGCCATCGCCGGGCACGACCAAGTGGCTCGGCGAGGCGGGGCGGCTGGGCAAGCAGATCCAGCGCCTGCACGAGTGGGCGCTCAAGACCGCCACCGGCGACCGCGACGAGCTCGACCCGGGAGTCGACGACACGGCTTGGCGGCAGGTCTCGATGCCGGCGCGGGAGTGCGTCGGGGCCAACCGCTGTCCGTATGGTGGCGACTGCTTCGCCGAGGCCTCCCGCGCACGCGCGCGCGAGGCAGACATCGTGGTCACCAACCACAGCCTGCTCGCCGTCGACATGCTGGCCGGGCGACACATCGTGCCGCCGCACAAGCTGCTCGTGGTCGACGAGGCGCACGAGCTGGCCGACCGCGTCTCGTCTGCCGCCCAGGCAGAGCTGACGCCCGACATGGTCGACCGGGCGGCGCGCCGGGCGCGCACGTTCATCTCGCCAGAGGCTTACGAAGCGCTCGCCGAGGCGGGCGACGCGCTCACGGTCGGGCTTGCCGAGGCGCCGGCCGGGCGGATCACGACCGGGCTGCCGCCGGCGCTCAGCGGGGCCTGCACGCTGCTCGACGCCGCGACCCGCACCGGGCTGGAGGCGATCGGCGACATCAAGGCAGACGACCCTGACCCGGTGCGCAAGCAGCAGGCCAAGGCGGTGCTCGACGAGATGTCCAAGACCGCCCAACGCCTGCTGGAGGAGGCCGCCCACGACGTGGCCTGGGTGGAGAAGCCGGACATCGGCGGCCGCCGGGCCCTCGTGGTCGCGCCGCTGTCCGTCGCGGGCACGCTCGCCACCCATCTGTATGACGAGCGCACCGTCGTCGCCACCTCCGCCACGCTCACCCTCGGCGGCCGCTTCGACACGGTGGCCCGGGCGCTGGGGCTGGCCGCGGCCGACGGCAAGGAGGGCGACGACGGCGACTGGCATTCGCTCGACGTCGGCTCGCCGTTCGACTACCCGCGGCAGGGCATCCTCTACGTCGCCGCCCACCTGCCCCGCCCTGCCGCCTCCGGCCTGCCGGACGCCGCCGGCGAGGAGCTGATCACGCTGGTCAAGGCCCTCGGCGGCCGCACGCTCGGCCTCTTCTCCTCGCGCCGGGCCGCCCAGCAGGCCGCCGAGCTGCTGCGGGCCAGGACCGACCTGCCCGTGCTCCTGCAGGGCGAGGAGGCGCTGCCGCTGCTCGTCCGCCGCTTCCGCGAGGAGCGCGCAAGCTGCCTCTTCGGTGTGATGTCGCTGTGGCAGGGCGTCGACGTCCCCGGCGACTCCTGCCAGCTCGTGGTCATCGACCGGCTGCCGTTCCCCCGCCCGGACGAGCCGTTGGCCGCCGCCCGCGCGGCCGCCGTGGACGCCACCGGCGGTTCCGGCTTCGCTTCGGTGAGCGTCCCGATCGCGGCGATCCGGCTGGCGCAGGGCGTGGGCCGGCTGATCCGCTCCACCGGCGACAAGGGCGTCGTGGCCGTGCTCGACTCGCGGCTGGAGACGGCCCGCGGCTACGGACCGTTCCTGCGCAACTCGCTGCCCCCGTTCTGGTACACGACAAAGCGCGAGGTCGCCCTAGGCGCACTCCAGCGCCTCCGCGACAGCTGA
- a CDS encoding AI-2E family transporter, which yields MSRVERVRANLRRAYEAGRETVRARREEARRAAESGNGNGSYRELEPPEPATPPDVHPSTASRDDGEVPRALRISAAWAWRLIVLGILAWALIQIIGVVHIVIIPLVIALLLSALLSPAVRWLLRAGLPRSLATAVVLIGGLAAVAGTLTLVITEFIDGLPQLSDSATQGIRQIQDWLQTGPLHLSDKQIDSYVDTAEKWLDDNTESLTSAGVSTATTLFEVLTGMFLVLFATFFFLRDGGRIWRFMVRLLPLRARWQVDDAGRAGWLTLVAYVRATVLVAFIDAVGVGIAVWILGVPFPLPLAALVFLGAFIPIVGATLSGAVAVLIALVDRGWVSALILLGAVIAVQQLEGHVLQPLIMGRAVAIHPLAVIVAIAAGVVLAGIVGALVAVPLVAVLNTAIRRLGNPRRPEVPPDAVVVKATPP from the coding sequence GTGAGTCGGGTCGAGCGGGTGCGGGCAAACCTGCGCCGGGCGTACGAAGCGGGTCGCGAGACCGTGCGCGCACGCCGTGAGGAGGCCCGCCGTGCCGCGGAGTCGGGCAACGGCAACGGTTCGTACCGCGAGCTGGAGCCGCCGGAGCCCGCGACGCCTCCGGACGTACACCCGTCGACGGCGAGCCGCGACGACGGCGAGGTGCCGCGCGCCCTGCGCATCTCGGCGGCCTGGGCCTGGCGCCTGATCGTCCTCGGCATCCTCGCCTGGGCGCTGATCCAGATCATCGGCGTCGTCCACATCGTGATCATCCCGTTGGTGATCGCGCTGTTGCTCTCCGCGCTGCTCTCGCCGGCCGTGCGGTGGCTGCTGCGGGCCGGCTTGCCCCGCTCGCTGGCCACCGCGGTCGTGCTCATCGGCGGCCTCGCCGCGGTCGCCGGCACGCTGACGCTGGTCATCACCGAGTTCATCGACGGGCTGCCCCAGCTCAGCGACAGCGCCACCCAGGGCATCCGGCAGATCCAGGACTGGCTGCAGACCGGCCCGCTCCACCTCTCCGACAAGCAGATCGACAGCTACGTCGACACCGCCGAAAAGTGGCTGGACGACAACACCGAGTCGCTGACCAGCGCCGGCGTCTCCACGGCCACCACCCTCTTCGAGGTGCTCACCGGGATGTTCCTGGTGCTGTTCGCCACGTTCTTCTTCCTGCGCGACGGCGGGCGCATCTGGCGCTTCATGGTGCGGCTGCTGCCCCTGCGGGCCCGGTGGCAGGTCGACGACGCGGGCCGGGCGGGGTGGCTGACCCTGGTGGCCTACGTGCGGGCGACCGTGCTGGTGGCCTTCATCGACGCGGTGGGCGTGGGCATCGCGGTGTGGATCCTCGGCGTGCCATTTCCGCTGCCACTGGCCGCTCTGGTTTTCCTCGGCGCGTTCATCCCGATCGTCGGCGCCACCCTCTCCGGCGCGGTCGCGGTGCTCATTGCCCTGGTCGACCGCGGCTGGGTGAGCGCGCTGATCCTGCTCGGCGCGGTGATCGCGGTGCAGCAGTTGGAAGGCCACGTCCTCCAGCCGCTCATCATGGGCCGCGCGGTCGCCATCCACCCGCTGGCCGTGATCGTCGCAATCGCCGCCGGCGTGGTGCTGGCCGGCATCGTGGGCGCGCTGGTGGCGGTGCCGCTGGTCGCCGTGCTGAACACGGCCATCCGCCGGCTCGGCAATCCGCGCCGCCCCGAGGTCCCTCCCGACGCCGTCGTGGTCAAGGCGACGCCACCCTGA
- a CDS encoding DUF4031 domain-containing protein produces the protein MLYVDPPAWPARGRLWSHLVSDVSFEELHAFAEMLGVPRRGFDRDHYDVPAERVPVAVWLGAQLVSSREIVRLLRGAGLRRPKHLVSRQGA, from the coding sequence ATGTTGTATGTCGACCCACCCGCCTGGCCGGCCCGCGGTCGGCTGTGGTCACACCTGGTCAGCGACGTGTCGTTCGAGGAGCTGCACGCGTTCGCGGAGATGCTCGGTGTGCCGCGGCGCGGCTTCGACCGCGACCACTACGACGTGCCGGCCGAGCGGGTGCCGGTGGCGGTGTGGCTGGGCGCCCAGCTCGTGTCGAGCCGCGAGATCGTCCGCCTCCTGCGCGGCGCCGGCCTGCGCCGCCCCAAGCACCTCGTCTCACGCCAGGGCGCGTAG
- a CDS encoding FAD-binding oxidoreductase, with the protein MADLLDALRATLPSEAVLTDPDLLKGHSRDEADLVESGLPAVVVRPRTTEQVAAVMKIAAEHRAPLVPQGARTGLAGAANAVDGAIVLSTVAMDRILEVDPVNRIAVLQPGVVNAALAAEVAKHGLRYPPDPGSWESSTIGGNVATNAGGMCCVKYGVTTEYVFGLEVVLASGEVLRTGRRTAKGVAGYDLTRLFVGSEGTLGVITEITVGLRPAAEESLTLVALFPSTAAAGAAVAAIAAQGLSPSLLELLDQTHLIALEAYQPMGLRTEAKALLLAASDTGTRAAADLERIAALCEEAGADEVYAATDAIEAAQLLQARRLAHPAMEKYAAEMFPQGNGGLIIDDVAVPRSALAALLDGTEKIAAETGVAIGVVGHAGDGNMHPNIVVDRTDPASVASCQRAFDDIVELALSLGGTCTGEHGVGLLKREWLARELGPVGVRVQQAIKAALDPEGLLNPGKVL; encoded by the coding sequence ATGGCCGACCTGCTTGACGCCCTGCGTGCCACGCTCCCCTCCGAGGCCGTCCTGACCGACCCCGACCTACTCAAGGGTCACTCCCGCGACGAGGCCGACCTGGTCGAGTCCGGCCTGCCGGCGGTCGTGGTGCGCCCGCGCACGACCGAGCAGGTGGCCGCGGTCATGAAGATCGCGGCCGAGCACCGCGCGCCGCTCGTGCCACAGGGCGCCCGCACCGGCCTCGCCGGCGCCGCGAACGCGGTGGACGGCGCGATCGTCCTCTCCACCGTGGCCATGGACCGCATCCTCGAGGTCGACCCGGTCAACCGCATCGCCGTGCTCCAGCCCGGCGTGGTCAACGCCGCCCTCGCGGCCGAGGTGGCCAAGCACGGCCTGCGCTACCCGCCCGACCCCGGCTCGTGGGAGTCGTCGACGATCGGCGGCAACGTGGCCACCAACGCGGGCGGCATGTGCTGCGTCAAGTACGGCGTCACCACCGAGTACGTGTTCGGCCTCGAGGTCGTGCTCGCCTCCGGCGAGGTCCTGCGCACCGGGCGGCGCACCGCGAAGGGCGTGGCCGGCTACGACCTCACCCGCCTTTTCGTCGGCTCCGAGGGCACGCTCGGCGTGATCACCGAGATCACGGTGGGCCTGCGCCCCGCCGCCGAGGAGTCGCTCACGCTGGTGGCGCTCTTCCCCTCCACGGCCGCGGCCGGTGCCGCCGTCGCCGCGATCGCCGCACAGGGCCTTTCGCCCAGCCTGCTGGAGCTGCTCGACCAGACGCACCTGATCGCGCTGGAGGCGTACCAGCCGATGGGGCTGCGCACGGAGGCGAAGGCGCTGCTGCTGGCCGCCTCCGACACCGGCACCCGCGCCGCCGCCGACCTGGAGCGGATCGCCGCGCTGTGCGAGGAGGCCGGCGCCGACGAGGTGTACGCGGCCACCGACGCGATCGAGGCCGCCCAGCTGCTCCAGGCACGGCGGCTTGCCCACCCGGCGATGGAGAAGTACGCGGCCGAGATGTTCCCACAGGGCAACGGCGGCCTGATCATCGACGACGTCGCGGTGCCCCGCTCGGCCCTGGCCGCCCTGCTGGACGGCACCGAAAAGATCGCGGCCGAGACCGGCGTCGCGATCGGCGTGGTCGGCCACGCCGGCGACGGCAACATGCACCCCAACATCGTGGTCGACCGCACCGACCCGGCGAGCGTGGCGAGCTGCCAGCGCGCGTTCGACGACATCGTGGAGCTGGCGCTCTCGCTCGGCGGCACCTGCACCGGCGAGCACGGCGTCGGCCTCCTCAAGCGCGAATGGCTGGCCCGCGAGCTGGGACCGGTCGGCGTGCGCGTCCAGCAGGCGATCAAGGCGGCCTTGGACCCCGAGGGCCTGCTCAACCCGGGCAAAGTCCTCTAA
- a CDS encoding FUSC family protein, with product MVLATDELARRTGAQLRDRVRRVWMNVLLAVQAGLAAGLAWLIAHEVVGHRAPFFAPIAAVITLAVSVGQRLRRAFELVFGVAIGIAVGDVLIYLIGTGGWQIGLVVTLAIVTAIFVGGGSALVTQAASSAVLVATLTPPTTGIAFDRFLDALVGGLVGLGVMALLLPLNPLTVVGRAAAPILDVLADGLTETAEAMAARQSERLDAALARLRAAETDLLTLHEAIEAASETAALAPVRWRTRGALNQYVDAAEHIARALRNSRVLVRRAQTLLRDGETLPPALVEAVQALGEAVTWLRRELADAVEPVASRERALRAASEAGVAYMEGVGFSGSVIVAQVRSTAVDLVRASGLEAKEANRLVRRAVGRHVPPDRR from the coding sequence ATGGTGCTCGCGACCGATGAGCTGGCCCGGCGTACCGGCGCCCAGCTGCGGGACCGCGTGCGCCGAGTCTGGATGAACGTGCTGCTCGCCGTCCAGGCGGGCCTCGCCGCCGGCCTCGCCTGGCTGATCGCGCACGAGGTGGTCGGGCACCGGGCCCCGTTCTTCGCCCCGATCGCCGCGGTGATCACGCTGGCGGTGTCGGTGGGCCAGCGGCTGCGGCGCGCGTTCGAGCTTGTCTTCGGCGTGGCCATCGGTATCGCGGTCGGCGACGTGCTGATCTACCTGATCGGTACGGGTGGCTGGCAGATCGGCCTCGTGGTCACGCTCGCGATCGTGACCGCCATCTTCGTCGGCGGCGGGTCCGCGCTGGTCACCCAGGCGGCCTCATCGGCGGTACTTGTCGCCACGCTCACCCCACCGACGACCGGCATCGCCTTCGACCGCTTCCTGGACGCGCTGGTCGGCGGCCTTGTCGGGCTCGGCGTGATGGCACTCCTACTCCCGCTCAACCCGTTGACCGTGGTGGGGCGTGCGGCCGCTCCGATCCTCGATGTACTCGCCGACGGTTTGACGGAAACCGCCGAGGCGATGGCGGCGCGGCAGTCCGAGCGGTTGGACGCGGCGCTCGCGCGGCTGCGGGCCGCGGAGACCGACCTCCTCACGCTGCACGAGGCGATCGAGGCGGCGAGCGAGACCGCGGCGCTGGCGCCCGTCCGGTGGCGGACGAGGGGAGCGCTCAACCAGTACGTCGACGCGGCCGAGCACATCGCGCGGGCCCTGCGCAACAGCCGCGTGCTGGTGCGGCGGGCGCAGACGCTGCTACGGGACGGCGAGACGCTGCCGCCGGCGCTTGTCGAGGCGGTACAGGCGCTCGGCGAGGCGGTGACCTGGCTGCGGCGCGAGCTCGCCGACGCGGTGGAGCCGGTCGCCTCGCGGGAGCGGGCGCTGCGTGCGGCGAGCGAGGCCGGCGTGGCCTACATGGAGGGTGTCGGCTTCTCCGGCAGCGTCATCGTCGCCCAGGTCCGCTCGACCGCGGTCGACCTGGTCCGCGCGTCAGGCCTGGAGGCTAAGGAGGCCAACCGCCTGGTCCGGCGCGCGGTGGGCCGGCACGTACCGCCCGACCGCCGCTGA
- a CDS encoding GroES family chaperonin yields the protein MTADPDLDHGLPIRLLHDRVLVRLDGNEGERRSSAGIVIPATAAVGRRLSWATAVGVGPHVRSIVAGDRVLFDPDERSEVELQGREYVLLRERDVHAVAAQRVEPDATGLYL from the coding sequence GTGACCGCCGACCCCGACCTCGACCACGGGCTGCCGATCCGGCTGCTGCACGACCGTGTCCTCGTCCGCCTCGACGGCAACGAAGGCGAGCGGCGTTCGAGCGCCGGCATCGTGATTCCCGCTACCGCCGCGGTGGGGCGGCGGCTGTCCTGGGCCACCGCGGTCGGCGTCGGGCCGCACGTGCGGTCGATCGTGGCCGGCGACCGGGTGCTCTTCGACCCGGACGAGCGCTCCGAGGTCGAGCTGCAAGGCCGGGAGTACGTGCTGCTTCGCGAGCGCGACGTGCACGCCGTCGCGGCGCAGCGCGTCGAGCCGGACGCGACCGGCCTCTACCTGTAG